A genomic stretch from Chitinophaga agri includes:
- a CDS encoding TonB-dependent receptor, with product MFMTIPAFAIDEPLSAIKGKVLTNDGAPVAYVAVQIKEKNKGTLTNENGEFVFKRMQPGHYTIQVMLIGYKSVTKEVDVEQDQILSVEIQLEGTNQQLQEVIINSNRNKYKVDEVSGSLRLKTPLLEVPQNIQVISSELMADQQTFDIVDGITRNVSGATRVGHWDNQYAQIRMRGSKLPAFRNGMNIEASWGPTAEDAAMIDRIEFVKGPAGFMLAAGEPGGFYNVVTKKPTGVTRGSANISMGSFSTYRAALDFDGKLSKDGKFLYRLNLAGQQKDFYTKYNYSNRYLVAPVLKYIVDDRTSITLEYTYQASRYLANGNYQFSPKGFLDEGISNDFFYADPALTPGKLRDHSVYVYLDHKLNDRWQAHAQVAYFNFAMVANSVWASSVAANGDMKRYFSIGDEAGENRFAQFSLSGEEYTGSIRHRILAGVDMGNKKFWGDFRTLVPDLQINSTTVFNVYNPIYNIDAKNLPVIDRSQSVRTRAGGSNYVNAVNYTSAYVQDELAFFNDKLRLSIAGRFTHAETVAKSKTASIVSNVVSPRIGLSYSIDKTTSVYALYDQSFVPQAGVDSSGNAFEPVKGNDLEVGIKKEWFGGRLVSSVTGYRIARQNAVVTTGFVDSRGATVSEAIGETTTKGIEADINGEILPGLNANLNYAYTDSKVTKDGPGKTTTTVGNKTPNTAAHVTNAWLSYRLGKGPLTGFGASAGIQWQAERVAGTAAAPYEIPSYFRTDAGLSWSKGKYGISLLVNNLLDNRKLMTAASMTNVANVGTYYSYIVEARRNFRMTINYRF from the coding sequence ATGTTCATGACTATACCTGCCTTTGCTATTGATGAGCCGCTTTCTGCCATTAAAGGCAAAGTATTGACGAACGACGGCGCCCCTGTAGCCTATGTAGCCGTACAGATCAAAGAAAAAAATAAGGGTACACTGACCAATGAAAATGGCGAATTCGTTTTCAAAAGAATGCAGCCAGGACACTATACCATCCAGGTAATGCTGATCGGTTACAAAAGTGTGACCAAAGAAGTAGATGTTGAACAAGACCAGATCCTGAGCGTGGAAATACAACTGGAAGGCACCAACCAACAGTTGCAGGAAGTGATCATCAACAGCAACAGGAACAAATATAAAGTTGATGAAGTTTCCGGCTCGCTGCGTCTGAAGACGCCGCTGCTGGAAGTACCACAGAATATCCAGGTGATCTCTTCAGAACTGATGGCCGATCAGCAGACCTTCGATATCGTAGATGGTATCACCCGTAACGTGAGTGGTGCTACCCGTGTAGGTCACTGGGATAACCAGTATGCACAGATCCGTATGAGAGGTTCTAAACTCCCTGCTTTCCGTAACGGTATGAACATTGAAGCCAGCTGGGGTCCTACCGCAGAAGATGCTGCCATGATCGACCGTATTGAATTTGTAAAAGGCCCTGCAGGCTTTATGCTCGCAGCTGGTGAACCTGGTGGTTTCTACAACGTGGTTACCAAGAAGCCTACCGGCGTTACACGTGGTTCCGCAAATATCAGCATGGGTAGCTTCAGCACATACCGTGCTGCGCTTGACTTTGATGGTAAACTGAGCAAAGATGGTAAGTTCCTTTACAGACTGAACCTCGCTGGTCAGCAGAAAGACTTCTATACCAAATACAACTATAGCAACCGTTACCTGGTAGCACCAGTATTAAAATACATCGTGGATGACAGAACATCCATCACTTTGGAATATACTTACCAGGCTTCAAGATACCTGGCGAACGGTAACTACCAGTTCTCTCCGAAAGGCTTCCTGGACGAAGGTATTTCCAATGACTTCTTCTATGCTGATCCGGCACTGACGCCTGGCAAACTGAGAGATCACAGCGTATATGTATACCTGGATCACAAACTGAATGACAGATGGCAGGCGCATGCACAGGTAGCGTACTTCAACTTTGCCATGGTCGCAAACAGCGTATGGGCCAGCAGTGTAGCTGCAAACGGCGATATGAAACGCTATTTCAGCATCGGTGATGAAGCAGGTGAAAACAGATTCGCACAGTTCTCCCTGTCTGGTGAAGAATATACCGGTAGCATCCGTCACAGAATACTGGCAGGTGTAGATATGGGTAACAAGAAGTTCTGGGGCGATTTCCGTACCCTGGTGCCAGACCTGCAGATCAACAGTACTACTGTATTCAATGTCTACAATCCGATCTACAATATTGACGCGAAAAATCTTCCTGTAATCGATCGCTCACAGAGTGTAAGGACCAGAGCAGGTGGCTCAAACTATGTGAACGCAGTAAACTATACGTCTGCCTATGTACAGGATGAACTGGCGTTCTTCAATGACAAACTGCGTTTGTCTATCGCTGGCCGGTTCACACATGCGGAAACCGTGGCAAAATCCAAAACTGCCAGCATCGTGAGTAATGTAGTTTCTCCAAGAATAGGGTTGAGCTACTCAATTGATAAAACAACTTCTGTGTATGCACTATACGACCAGTCATTTGTTCCTCAGGCAGGTGTTGACTCCAGTGGGAATGCATTCGAGCCGGTAAAAGGTAATGACCTGGAAGTTGGTATCAAGAAAGAATGGTTTGGCGGCCGCCTGGTATCTTCTGTAACTGGTTACCGCATTGCCCGTCAGAACGCGGTAGTAACTACTGGTTTCGTAGACAGCCGCGGTGCTACTGTTAGCGAAGCGATCGGTGAAACAACTACCAAAGGTATTGAGGCTGATATTAACGGTGAGATACTGCCAGGTCTGAATGCTAACCTTAACTATGCCTACACAGACTCTAAAGTGACCAAAGATGGTCCTGGTAAAACCACTACCACTGTAGGTAACAAGACGCCGAATACTGCTGCGCACGTTACTAACGCCTGGTTATCTTACCGTCTGGGTAAAGGTCCGCTAACTGGCTTTGGTGCTTCAGCTGGTATCCAGTGGCAGGCGGAGCGTGTTGCAGGTACGGCTGCTGCTCCGTATGAAATACCTAGTTATTTCCGTACCGACGCAGGTCTGAGCTGGTCTAAAGGTAAATATGGTATCTCCTTACTGGTAAATAACCTGCTGGACAACCGTAAACTGATGACCGCTGCCTCTATGACAAACGTAGCTAACGTGGGTACTTACTACAGCTACATCGTAGAAGCCCGCCGTAACTTCCGTATGACCATCAACTACCGCTTCTGA
- a CDS encoding phosphatidylinositol-specific phospholipase C1-like protein, with amino-acid sequence MKIISGIALGLSICLMHSEIPDNTKMNRIQVIGSHNSYKRAIDPALFKLFQQKDSVSASKLDYEHISLTEQLDMGLLNLEIDVYADEKGGRFAHPKGLDWAKGQPPFDEKGLMKEPGFKVLHIPDLDFRNDYLTLKNCLAVLKTWSDKHPDHYPIFITLEPKDGGSKDPNMTAPEPFTAKTFEELDKALTDGLGKKHIITPDMVRGKYNTLEEAVLHDNWPALKAARGKFVFLLDDKGAKRDLYIAGHPSLKGRVMFANADPGSPEAAMLFRNDPNTPEISDLVAKGYIIRTRADSDTREARLNDNSSFEAACNSGAQIITTDYYKKSTHFRSDYEVSFEGKKYVRLNPVGNSQSAVTVGGN; translated from the coding sequence ATGAAGATCATTTCAGGAATTGCTTTAGGGCTCTCTATCTGCCTGATGCACAGCGAAATACCAGACAACACTAAAATGAACAGGATCCAGGTGATCGGTTCCCACAACAGCTATAAACGGGCTATCGACCCGGCACTCTTTAAACTGTTCCAGCAGAAAGATTCGGTATCCGCCAGTAAGCTGGACTACGAACACATCTCCCTGACAGAACAGCTGGATATGGGCCTGCTCAATCTTGAGATCGATGTATATGCAGATGAAAAAGGCGGTCGCTTCGCACATCCCAAAGGACTGGACTGGGCAAAAGGACAACCCCCGTTTGATGAAAAAGGGCTCATGAAGGAGCCTGGCTTCAAGGTATTACATATACCAGATCTGGATTTCAGGAATGATTACCTGACCCTGAAGAACTGCCTGGCAGTATTGAAAACATGGTCGGACAAACACCCTGACCACTACCCCATCTTTATTACCCTCGAACCGAAAGATGGGGGATCCAAAGATCCGAATATGACCGCGCCGGAGCCATTTACAGCCAAAACATTCGAAGAACTGGACAAGGCACTGACCGACGGGCTGGGCAAAAAGCACATTATTACCCCGGATATGGTCAGGGGAAAATACAATACCCTGGAGGAAGCTGTATTGCATGACAACTGGCCGGCCCTGAAAGCTGCCAGGGGTAAGTTCGTATTCCTGCTGGATGATAAAGGCGCTAAAAGAGATCTTTATATAGCTGGCCATCCTTCCCTGAAAGGCAGGGTGATGTTTGCCAATGCCGATCCCGGTAGCCCGGAAGCCGCTATGCTATTCAGAAACGATCCAAACACACCCGAGATCAGCGACCTGGTCGCCAAAGGATATATTATCCGTACCAGGGCCGATTCGGATACCAGGGAAGCCCGTCTGAATGACAATTCCAGCTTTGAAGCCGCCTGTAATTCAGGAGCACAGATCATCACTACTGATTATTATAAGAAGAGCACCCATTTCAGATCGGACTATGAGGTCAGCTTTGAAGGCAAAAAGTATGTGCGTCTTAATCCGGTAGGCAATAGCCAGTCTGCTGTCACTGTGGGCGGCAACTAG
- a CDS encoding SRPBCC family protein, which produces MTTTTRPAITIESTVQAPVAKVWEYWNQPEHIKQWAFASEDWHAPKSENDLRIGGTFSTTMAAKDGSFSFDFGGEYTDVKEHKLIEYTLGDGRKVSILFSTMGDSTKVVQTFEAEEENPLEMQRDGWQAILNNFTKYTETH; this is translated from the coding sequence ATGACAACAACGACAAGACCCGCTATCACAATCGAAAGCACCGTTCAGGCACCCGTAGCTAAAGTATGGGAATACTGGAATCAGCCGGAGCACATTAAGCAATGGGCCTTTGCATCCGAAGACTGGCATGCACCAAAGTCAGAGAATGACTTACGTATCGGTGGTACGTTTAGCACTACGATGGCGGCCAAAGATGGCAGTTTCAGCTTTGATTTCGGTGGAGAGTATACGGATGTGAAAGAACATAAACTGATCGAGTACACGCTGGGTGATGGCAGAAAGGTGAGTATCCTTTTCAGTACGATGGGCGATAGTACCAAGGTGGTGCAGACGTTTGAAGCAGAAGAGGAGAATCCACTGGAGATGCAGCGCGACGGCTGGCAGGCCATACTGAACAACTTTACAAAGTATACGGAAACCCACTAA
- a CDS encoding HPP family protein has product MRKKVRRHMRRVRYVLYKETLLDFREHFWTFLGAFTGIGIIGFLQSKFLDPADNVFLIGSFGASSVLIYGIINSPLAQPRNLVGGHVICALVGVTIHKLVPDELWLAAALSVALSIVMMQITKTLHPPGGATALIANIGTQRIKDLGYLYVLSPVLSGVLILLLVALIFNNMTSHRKYPHRRIWHVSRRRMAR; this is encoded by the coding sequence ATGAGAAAAAAAGTAAGGCGCCACATGCGCAGGGTTCGTTATGTCTTGTATAAGGAGACGTTGTTGGATTTCAGAGAACATTTCTGGACGTTTCTGGGGGCATTTACAGGCATCGGGATTATCGGCTTTCTGCAAAGCAAGTTCCTTGATCCGGCGGACAACGTTTTTCTTATTGGATCTTTTGGTGCGTCCAGTGTACTGATCTATGGTATTATTAACAGTCCGCTGGCACAACCCAGGAACCTGGTGGGCGGCCATGTGATCTGTGCATTGGTAGGGGTGACCATACACAAGCTGGTGCCGGATGAATTATGGCTGGCAGCGGCACTTTCAGTCGCACTGTCCATTGTGATGATGCAGATCACCAAAACACTGCATCCTCCGGGGGGAGCGACAGCGCTGATCGCGAATATCGGTACGCAGCGTATTAAGGACCTGGGGTATCTCTATGTTTTGAGCCCGGTGCTATCCGGCGTATTGATCCTGTTACTGGTTGCACTGATCTTTAATAATATGACCTCACACCGTAAATATCCGCATCGTCGCATCTGGCATGTGAGCCGGCGGCGAATGGCCCGGTAA
- a CDS encoding vanadium-dependent haloperoxidase produces the protein MKKCMIVLLLILGQSGHAQPHKNTFTDYVQPAVFSLSMVMMHDVVNPPAACRFYSYAMMSAYSIVAAHNKQLPDASSFIRSYPGIAVRDSGRVYDYRIAAIYSILETGRLMLPSGFMLEKDEEKLVLLFKKDKVAEHIIRNSIAVAVDVAKQTVQWSRPDGYGKLSTRVRYTPVKGEGYWYPTPPAYIEAVEPHWKTIRPMVIDSCNQFPPLPPVAFSKDSASDFYKLNKEVYDAGVHLSMEQRVIASFWDCNPFAVSTYGHMAIGFKKITPGGHWMNITGIAARKVALSFDNTVLVHAVAAVTMMDAFISCWDAKFASNRIRPETYINRYIDVRWKPLLQTPPFPEYTSGHSVVSSAVATVLTYLMGDRFEYEDNTEEMFEIPARRFSSFQAACNEAAISRLYGGIHYRDAIDNGISQGHQVGEMVVERIRGAGIQPVYGK, from the coding sequence ATGAAAAAATGCATGATCGTGCTCCTGCTGATACTGGGTCAGTCAGGACATGCACAGCCACATAAAAATACCTTTACAGATTACGTACAACCTGCTGTGTTTTCATTGTCGATGGTGATGATGCATGATGTGGTCAATCCGCCGGCTGCCTGTCGTTTCTACAGTTATGCGATGATGTCCGCCTATAGTATCGTTGCTGCACATAACAAACAGCTACCGGATGCTTCCTCCTTTATCCGTTCCTATCCTGGTATAGCGGTGCGTGACAGTGGAAGGGTGTATGATTATCGTATTGCGGCAATATACAGTATCCTGGAGACAGGCAGATTGATGCTGCCTTCCGGTTTTATGCTGGAGAAGGATGAAGAGAAACTGGTGTTGTTATTTAAAAAGGATAAGGTAGCGGAACATATCATCCGTAATTCCATTGCGGTAGCAGTAGATGTAGCTAAACAAACGGTGCAGTGGTCACGCCCTGATGGCTATGGTAAGCTGAGTACCCGGGTGCGCTATACCCCGGTAAAGGGAGAAGGCTACTGGTACCCTACGCCACCGGCATATATAGAGGCCGTGGAACCTCACTGGAAGACGATCCGGCCAATGGTGATCGATTCCTGTAACCAGTTCCCGCCTTTGCCTCCGGTCGCTTTCAGTAAAGATTCGGCGAGTGATTTCTATAAACTGAATAAGGAAGTGTATGACGCAGGCGTACATCTGAGTATGGAACAGCGGGTCATAGCTTCTTTCTGGGATTGTAATCCGTTTGCAGTAAGTACCTATGGACATATGGCCATCGGTTTTAAGAAGATCACGCCGGGAGGGCACTGGATGAACATTACGGGGATCGCAGCCCGGAAGGTAGCGCTGAGTTTTGACAATACCGTTTTAGTGCATGCGGTGGCAGCGGTGACGATGATGGATGCCTTCATCAGTTGCTGGGATGCTAAATTCGCCAGCAACCGTATTCGCCCGGAGACTTACATCAACCGGTATATAGACGTGCGCTGGAAGCCATTGCTGCAAACGCCTCCCTTTCCTGAATATACCAGCGGGCATAGTGTAGTGTCCTCTGCGGTGGCGACTGTGCTGACCTATCTGATGGGCGATCGCTTCGAATATGAAGATAATACGGAGGAGATGTTTGAAATACCTGCGCGCAGGTTCTCTTCTTTCCAGGCAGCGTGTAATGAGGCGGCTATTTCCCGTTTGTATGGGGGTATCCATTACCGGGATGCGATAGATAACGGTATTTCTCAGGGACACCAGGTGGGAGAGATGGTCGTGGAGAGGATCAGGGGAGCTGGTATCCAACCGGTGTATGGAAAGTAA
- a CDS encoding VCBS repeat-containing protein, giving the protein MTSYSTVHQSRSGTITRNYLILFLLLSGIASRSLAQQPLFQQLQARTTNIKFSNTLNETEKLNVLAYEYFYNGGGVAVGDINNDGLQDLFFTANMGPNKLYLNKGNMVFTDVTRDASKALEGKADGWKTGVTMADVNGDGLLDIYVCYSGKKSDELRRNQLFINTGNAKFSEKAKEYGLDDPGYSTNAVFFDYDNDGDLDMFLLNHNVIKIDNMEFARYRNETDSLAGNKLFRNDNNHFTEVTRQAGIIHNPLTFGLGVAIADINQDGWQDIYVTNDYNERDYLYINKHDGTFAEDATNCFGHLSHFSMGVDIADFNNDALPDVMTLDMLPEDNQRQKLLQLQENYESFELMLSQDLYKQYMRNMLQLNNGDGTFSEIGQLAGVSNTDWSWCPLIADLDNDGYKDIFVTNGYLRDYTNKDFLRYWGDYKVKKAIDREPVLLMDLVSAMPSTSLQNYVFRNNKDLTFSNMQQKWGFDAGGISSGAVYADLDNDGDLDLVINKINEPAAVYRNMTREQNQAAGYLAFKLKGTGANTGAIGAKVYVYSKGVQQYQEVNPNRGYLSAVSTQLLFGLGDNTQADSVRIIWPDNKVQRLQQVKGNQLLTVTYAPDATWPVTNTVGHTWFRHADSLFTYKHTEAAENDFKRQLLMLFMYSRTGPVFEKADVNKDGREDMYIAGDHEQPAGVYFQQAGGGFVLGTKIVSGIEMSSQVSAAAFFDANGDGAPDLYVAKGGYGLFDPNTPSLQDELYLNNGKGNFMLAKGALPDVSASSKSCVRPCDVDNDGDIDLFIGGRVIPGKYPVAPTSYLLLNNGKGQFTIATVPFANSGMVTDASWTDVDKDGRKDLVLCGEFMPLTIYLNRTTGFTDATAQYFTQPESGCWFGMTLTDVDGDGHDDIIAGNLGANTQIHTSEKQPAELYYADFDKNGSIDPFLNFYIEGVSYPFVSRDELNDQIYPMRRKFSSYRHYSNATMKEIFSADELSQAGKLTVTDTRTRCLLYRNGKFVSTELPVEAQFSVVSRIIPADYDNDGKTDLLLLGNHSDNRLKLGSFDAGYGCLLKGDGKGHFTYVPQPVSGLCVKGDVKSATLMNIGGQSYVMIGVNNKGITLFKVNQL; this is encoded by the coding sequence ATGACAAGCTATTCCACAGTACACCAATCCCGTTCAGGTACCATCACCAGAAACTATCTCATTCTTTTCCTGCTGCTTAGTGGTATTGCTTCCCGCTCCCTTGCCCAACAACCTTTGTTCCAGCAGTTACAAGCCAGGACCACCAACATTAAATTCAGTAATACACTGAATGAAACAGAGAAACTGAATGTACTCGCCTATGAGTATTTCTATAATGGTGGCGGCGTAGCTGTCGGAGATATTAACAATGACGGACTGCAGGACCTTTTCTTTACGGCGAACATGGGGCCGAATAAGTTATATCTGAATAAAGGCAATATGGTCTTTACTGATGTGACCCGTGATGCCAGCAAAGCACTCGAAGGCAAAGCAGACGGATGGAAAACAGGAGTGACCATGGCGGATGTAAACGGTGATGGCCTGCTGGATATCTACGTGTGTTATTCAGGTAAAAAGAGTGATGAACTAAGAAGGAATCAACTCTTTATCAACACAGGCAATGCAAAATTCTCAGAAAAAGCGAAAGAATATGGTCTGGACGATCCTGGCTATAGCACCAATGCCGTATTCTTTGACTATGATAATGACGGAGACCTGGACATGTTCCTGCTCAATCATAACGTGATCAAGATCGATAATATGGAATTTGCCAGGTACCGCAATGAAACGGATTCCCTGGCCGGTAATAAACTGTTCCGGAATGATAACAACCACTTCACTGAAGTGACCCGCCAGGCGGGTATCATTCATAATCCACTGACCTTCGGACTAGGTGTCGCTATTGCCGATATTAACCAGGACGGTTGGCAGGATATCTACGTGACCAACGATTACAACGAACGCGATTATCTCTACATCAATAAGCATGATGGCACCTTTGCAGAGGATGCTACCAACTGCTTTGGTCACCTGTCTCATTTTTCTATGGGTGTGGATATCGCCGATTTCAATAATGATGCACTGCCGGACGTGATGACGCTGGACATGCTGCCGGAGGATAACCAGCGGCAGAAGTTATTGCAGTTGCAGGAGAACTATGAATCGTTTGAACTGATGCTTTCGCAGGACCTGTACAAGCAGTACATGCGTAATATGCTACAGCTGAATAACGGGGATGGTACTTTCAGTGAGATCGGGCAACTGGCAGGTGTATCTAACACCGACTGGAGCTGGTGCCCCTTGATCGCTGACCTGGACAATGACGGATATAAAGACATCTTTGTTACAAATGGTTATCTGAGAGACTATACCAATAAGGACTTCCTACGTTACTGGGGAGACTATAAAGTGAAAAAAGCCATTGACAGAGAACCGGTACTGCTCATGGATCTTGTGTCGGCTATGCCATCTACCTCGCTACAGAACTATGTGTTCAGGAACAATAAAGACCTCACCTTTTCTAACATGCAGCAGAAATGGGGCTTTGATGCAGGTGGTATTTCCAGTGGCGCTGTCTATGCTGATCTTGACAATGATGGAGATCTCGACCTGGTGATCAACAAGATCAACGAGCCGGCAGCTGTTTACAGGAACATGACGCGTGAGCAAAACCAGGCAGCAGGTTATCTGGCATTTAAACTGAAAGGCACCGGTGCTAACACCGGAGCTATAGGTGCGAAAGTCTATGTCTACAGCAAAGGTGTGCAGCAATACCAGGAAGTGAATCCCAACAGAGGTTATCTGTCAGCAGTGTCTACACAACTGTTATTTGGCTTGGGAGATAATACACAGGCGGACTCTGTACGCATCATCTGGCCGGATAATAAAGTGCAGCGCCTGCAGCAGGTAAAGGGCAATCAGCTATTGACCGTTACCTATGCCCCTGATGCCACCTGGCCGGTTACGAATACAGTGGGCCATACCTGGTTCCGGCATGCAGACAGCCTCTTTACTTATAAACATACGGAAGCTGCTGAGAATGATTTCAAGCGTCAGCTGCTGATGCTGTTTATGTATTCCAGAACAGGACCGGTGTTTGAAAAGGCAGACGTAAATAAGGACGGGCGGGAAGATATGTACATAGCGGGAGATCATGAGCAGCCTGCGGGTGTCTACTTCCAGCAGGCAGGCGGCGGATTTGTGCTGGGAACAAAGATCGTGTCAGGAATAGAGATGTCTTCACAGGTGTCGGCAGCGGCCTTTTTTGATGCAAATGGAGATGGCGCGCCTGATCTCTATGTGGCCAAAGGCGGTTATGGCCTTTTTGACCCCAATACGCCGTCTTTACAGGACGAGTTGTACCTGAACAATGGAAAAGGCAATTTCATGCTTGCAAAGGGCGCTTTGCCCGACGTAAGCGCATCGAGTAAGTCCTGCGTCCGTCCATGCGATGTGGATAACGATGGGGATATAGATCTTTTTATAGGTGGAAGGGTGATTCCGGGTAAATATCCGGTAGCGCCGACGTCCTACCTGCTGCTTAACAATGGGAAGGGGCAGTTTACGATCGCCACTGTTCCTTTTGCCAATAGCGGCATGGTCACAGATGCCAGCTGGACAGATGTAGATAAGGATGGCAGAAAGGACCTGGTGTTATGCGGAGAGTTTATGCCATTGACCATCTACCTGAACAGGACCACCGGCTTTACAGATGCCACCGCGCAATACTTCACACAGCCCGAAAGTGGTTGCTGGTTTGGTATGACACTGACCGATGTGGACGGGGACGGACATGATGATATTATTGCGGGCAATCTGGGCGCCAATACACAGATCCATACTTCCGAAAAACAGCCGGCGGAACTCTACTATGCTGACTTTGACAAGAACGGTTCTATTGATCCATTTCTGAACTTCTACATTGAAGGCGTGAGCTATCCTTTTGTCAGCAGGGATGAACTGAATGATCAGATCTATCCGATGCGCCGTAAGTTCTCCTCCTACCGCCATTATTCAAATGCGACGATGAAGGAGATCTTTTCTGCAGATGAGTTAAGTCAGGCAGGTAAACTGACGGTCACAGATACCAGGACCCGCTGTTTGTTATACCGGAATGGTAAGTTCGTGTCCACGGAGCTGCCTGTAGAGGCACAGTTCTCGGTGGTATCGAGGATCATACCGGCCGACTATGACAACGATGGTAAAACGGACCTGCTTTTATTAGGCAATCACAGTGACAACCGCCTCAAGCTGGGCAGCTTTGATGCCGGTTACGGATGCCTGCTGAAAGGAGATGGGAAAGGCCATTTTACCTATGTGCCACAGCCTGTTTCCGGGCTATGTGTGAAGGGAGATGTGAAGTCAGCCACACTGATGAATATCGGTGGCCAGTCGTATGTCATGATAGGGGTTAACAACAAAGGAATAACCCTGTTTAAAGTAAACCAGCTATGA
- a CDS encoding SusD/RagB family nutrient-binding outer membrane lipoprotein gives MKKGLLYITLGLTLFSSGCTHDFDEINSDPVAVDGTRYNANLLLSKSQYQYANKGYAQLLFQSMWPQLLASTYNYYSNGDKYVASSGIIGYQNQLWNDDYRGASFAYEMITLAKEKGLTNLESAGTIMKILLIQHITDCYGDIPYSEALQGKTNVFTPKYDTQEEIYTSMLAELETAINAFDPAADKLTSDLFYGGDIAKWKRFGYSVMLRAAMRLVKAKPELARQYAEKAAAGGTFAGISDNAVCPTDNSTGNGNGTSSALLVVEDFREVKWSKPLIDYLKANDDPRLGVAAEVPPAGLADGTNSALAGNKDPNVQIGMPNGYDLAGGATDITKRSDYPGGTGTGANLYPLGKYSRPTTAVYLGRSAPEFVLTYAETELLLAEAAVRGWTVTGSAATHYRNGVSAALQSLATFSSSAAIPAATADAYAAAHPLDVTSTNASLKMINEQYWATNGLLFNFIEAWINWRRSGYPVLTPVNYIGNFTGGTIPRRIAYQSTEGSTNPVNYSAAVGRLQGGDTYTARVWWDGQ, from the coding sequence ATGAAAAAAGGTTTGCTATATATAACGCTTGGTCTGACGCTGTTCTCATCAGGTTGTACACATGATTTTGATGAAATAAACTCGGACCCGGTAGCGGTGGATGGTACCCGGTATAACGCCAATCTCCTGCTGTCCAAGTCACAATACCAATACGCCAATAAGGGGTATGCGCAATTGCTGTTCCAGAGCATGTGGCCGCAGTTACTGGCTTCTACCTACAACTATTACAGCAATGGTGACAAATACGTGGCTTCATCTGGTATTATCGGTTATCAGAATCAGCTGTGGAATGATGATTACAGAGGAGCAAGCTTCGCGTATGAAATGATCACACTGGCGAAGGAAAAAGGCCTGACCAATCTGGAGAGTGCCGGTACGATCATGAAGATCCTGCTGATACAGCATATTACGGATTGTTATGGTGATATTCCTTACTCCGAAGCATTACAGGGAAAGACGAATGTTTTCACGCCAAAATATGATACACAGGAAGAGATCTATACGTCCATGTTGGCGGAACTGGAAACAGCTATCAATGCGTTCGATCCGGCGGCAGACAAGCTGACTTCCGACCTGTTCTACGGTGGTGATATCGCTAAGTGGAAACGCTTCGGATATTCCGTGATGCTGCGTGCTGCTATGCGCCTTGTAAAAGCAAAACCGGAACTGGCACGTCAGTATGCAGAGAAAGCAGCTGCAGGTGGTACGTTTGCAGGGATCTCAGACAACGCAGTATGTCCTACAGACAACTCTACCGGTAACGGTAATGGTACCAGTAGTGCGCTGCTGGTAGTGGAAGACTTCAGGGAAGTGAAATGGTCTAAACCGCTGATCGATTATCTGAAAGCGAATGATGACCCCCGCCTGGGTGTGGCTGCAGAAGTGCCGCCAGCTGGTCTGGCAGATGGTACCAACAGTGCGCTGGCAGGTAATAAAGATCCGAACGTACAGATAGGTATGCCCAATGGTTACGATCTGGCAGGAGGTGCGACAGATATCACCAAAAGATCAGACTATCCGGGAGGCACGGGCACAGGTGCGAATCTGTATCCACTGGGTAAATATTCCCGTCCGACTACCGCCGTTTATCTCGGTCGCAGTGCACCGGAATTCGTGCTGACCTATGCTGAAACAGAACTGTTGCTGGCCGAAGCGGCTGTACGTGGATGGACCGTAACCGGTAGTGCTGCTACGCATTACAGGAATGGCGTATCTGCAGCTTTACAGTCACTGGCTACATTTAGTTCCAGTGCTGCCATTCCGGCGGCAACTGCTGATGCCTATGCGGCAGCACATCCACTGGATGTTACTTCTACCAACGCATCGCTGAAAATGATCAATGAACAATACTGGGCTACCAATGGTTTATTATTTAACTTCATTGAGGCCTGGATTAACTGGAGGAGGTCTGGCTATCCTGTACTGACACCCGTTAACTACATTGGTAATTTCACCGGCGGTACTATACCAAGAAGAATTGCCTACCAGTCAACAGAAGGATCTACTAATCCCGTTAACTACTCGGCTGCGGTCGGCCGTCTCCAGGGTGGAGATACCTACACTGCAAGAGTATGGTGGGATGGACAATAA